A single region of the Cronobacter condimenti 1330 genome encodes:
- the pyk gene encoding pyruvate kinase, producing the protein MSRRLRRTKIVTTLGPATDRDNNLEKIIAAGANVVRMNFSHGTPEDHQLRADKVREIAAKLGRHVAILGDLQGPKIRVSTFKEGKVFLNIGDKFLLDANLGKGEGDKEKVGIDYKGLPADVVPGDILLLDDGRVQLKVLEVQGMKVFTEVTVGGPLSNNKGINKLGGGLSAEALTEKDKADIITAAKIGVDYLAVSFPRCGEDLNYARRLARDAGCDAKICAKVERAEAVSSNEAMDDIILASDVVMVARGDLGVEIGDPELVGIQKTLIRRARKLNRAVITATQMMESMITNPMPTRAEVMDVANAVLDGTDAVMLSAETAAGQYPAETVSAMARVCLGAEKIPSINVSKHRLDVEFDNVEEAIAMSAMYAANHLKGVSAIITMTESGRTALMTSRISSGLPIFAMSRHERTLNLTALYRGVTPVYFDSANDGVAAAQDAVNLLRDKGYLVTGDLVIVTQGDMMGTTGSTNTTRVLTVD; encoded by the coding sequence ATGTCCAGACGGCTTCGCAGAACCAAAATCGTTACCACGTTAGGCCCGGCTACTGACCGCGATAATAACCTGGAAAAAATTATCGCCGCCGGCGCAAACGTAGTACGTATGAACTTCTCGCACGGGACGCCGGAAGATCACCAGCTTCGCGCTGACAAAGTCCGTGAGATCGCGGCCAAACTGGGGCGTCACGTCGCTATTCTGGGCGACCTGCAAGGGCCGAAAATCCGCGTCTCCACCTTCAAAGAAGGCAAAGTTTTCTTAAATATCGGCGATAAATTCCTGCTGGACGCCAATCTCGGCAAAGGCGAAGGCGATAAAGAAAAAGTCGGTATCGATTATAAAGGCCTGCCGGCAGATGTCGTGCCAGGCGATATCCTGCTGCTGGATGATGGCCGCGTACAGCTGAAAGTGCTTGAAGTGCAGGGCATGAAAGTCTTCACAGAAGTGACCGTAGGCGGCCCGCTGTCTAATAACAAAGGTATTAACAAGCTGGGCGGCGGCCTGTCAGCCGAAGCGCTGACGGAAAAAGATAAAGCGGATATCATCACCGCCGCAAAAATCGGCGTAGATTACCTGGCGGTCTCCTTCCCGCGCTGCGGTGAAGATCTCAATTATGCCCGCCGTCTGGCGCGTGATGCTGGCTGTGACGCGAAAATCTGCGCCAAAGTCGAGCGCGCCGAAGCGGTAAGCAGCAATGAAGCGATGGATGACATCATTCTGGCGTCTGACGTCGTGATGGTCGCCCGTGGCGATCTGGGTGTTGAAATCGGTGATCCGGAGCTGGTCGGCATTCAGAAAACCCTCATTCGTCGTGCTCGTAAGCTGAATCGTGCCGTCATCACCGCGACCCAGATGATGGAGTCGATGATCACCAACCCAATGCCGACCCGCGCCGAAGTCATGGACGTGGCGAACGCCGTTCTGGATGGTACCGATGCCGTGATGCTCTCAGCAGAAACCGCTGCGGGTCAGTACCCGGCTGAAACGGTATCCGCCATGGCACGCGTTTGTCTCGGTGCTGAGAAGATCCCAAGCATCAACGTCTCCAAACACCGTCTGGATGTGGAGTTTGATAACGTTGAAGAAGCGATCGCGATGTCGGCTATGTACGCCGCGAACCATCTGAAAGGCGTCAGCGCGATTATCACTATGACCGAATCAGGCCGTACCGCGCTGATGACGTCTCGTATCAGTTCCGGTTTGCCGATTTTCGCGATGTCCCGCCATGAGCGCACCCTGAACCTCACTGCGCTATATCGCGGTGTCACGCCGGTCTATTTCGACAGCGCCAACGACGGCGTGGCGGCGGCACAGGATGCCGTAAATCTGCTGCGCGACAAAGGGTATCTGGTGACCGGCGATCTGGTTATTGTGACCCAGGGCGATATGATGGGCACTACTGGCAGCACCAACACCACCCGCGTGTTAACTGTCGATTAA
- the lpxM gene encoding lauroyl-Kdo(2)-lipid IV(A) myristoyltransferase (LpxM is lauroyl-Kdo(2)-lipid IV(A) myristoyltransferase, an enzyme characterized in Escherichia coli and involved in biosynthesis of the form of lipid A found in that species and some closely related species.), whose translation METKKTNSEYIPTFERAFLHPRYWGSWLGVGAFAAMAMIPPALRDPLLGKIGRLAGRFGKSARRRARINLFYCFPELSEAQREAIIDNMFATAPQSMVFMAELALRGPEKVLSRVDWHGEAIINELLESKESVILLVPHGWGVDIPAMLLASRGVHVAAMFHHQGNRVLDYVWNKVRLRFGGRLHARQDGIKPFIKSVRDGFWGYYLPDEDHGPEQSEFVDFFATYKATLPAVGRLMKVCRARVIPLFPVYNGETHRLDVLIRPPMDDLIDADDVTLARRMNEEVEHFVGPHPEQYAWILKLLKTRKEGEKEPYRRKDLYPK comes from the coding sequence ATGGAAACAAAAAAAACAAACAGTGAATACATTCCAACCTTTGAACGCGCGTTTTTGCATCCTCGCTACTGGGGCTCCTGGCTGGGCGTTGGTGCTTTCGCCGCGATGGCGATGATACCGCCCGCTCTTCGCGATCCTCTGCTTGGCAAAATAGGGCGGCTGGCGGGTCGCTTTGGCAAAAGTGCCCGTCGTCGCGCACGTATTAACCTGTTTTACTGCTTCCCGGAATTATCAGAAGCCCAGCGTGAAGCGATCATCGACAACATGTTCGCGACGGCGCCGCAGTCGATGGTCTTCATGGCCGAACTGGCCCTGCGTGGACCTGAAAAAGTGCTGAGCCGCGTCGACTGGCACGGAGAAGCCATTATTAATGAGCTTCTTGAAAGCAAAGAAAGCGTGATCCTTCTGGTGCCCCATGGCTGGGGCGTGGATATTCCGGCCATGCTGCTGGCCTCGCGCGGCGTTCATGTCGCCGCGATGTTTCACCATCAGGGAAACCGCGTGCTGGATTACGTCTGGAATAAAGTGCGTCTGCGCTTTGGCGGCCGCCTGCATGCCCGTCAGGATGGCATCAAACCTTTTATTAAATCGGTACGCGATGGTTTCTGGGGCTACTATCTTCCGGATGAAGATCACGGCCCGGAGCAGAGCGAATTTGTCGATTTCTTCGCAACCTATAAAGCGACGCTGCCCGCCGTTGGTCGCCTGATGAAAGTCTGTCGCGCGCGAGTGATCCCCCTGTTCCCTGTCTATAACGGCGAAACGCACCGTTTAGACGTGCTGATTCGCCCGCCGATGGATGACCTGATTGACGCCGATGACGTAACGCTGGCACGTCGTATGAACGAAGAAGTGGAGCATTTCGTCGGCCCTCATCCGGAGCAATACGCGTGGATCCTGAAGCTTTTGAAAACGCGGAAAGAAGGCGAGAAAGAGCCGTATCGCCGCAAGGATTTGTACCCGAAATAA
- the mepM gene encoding murein DD-endopeptidase MepM — protein sequence MQQIARSVALAFNNLPRPHRVMLGSLTVLTLAVAVWRPYIYHPESAPIVKTIELQKSEIRSLLPEASEPIDQAAPEDDEAIPQDELDDKTAGEAGVHEYVVSTGDTLSSVLNQYGIDMGDISQLASVDKDLRNLKIGQQISWTLTDSGELQRLTWEMSRRETRTYDRTPAGGFKMSSEVQQGDWVNNVIKGTVGGSFVASAKDAGLTSSEISAVIKAMQWQMDFRKLKKGDAFSVLMSREMLDGKREQSQLLGVRLRSAGKDYFAIRAEDGKFYDRNGSGLAKGFLRFPTSRQFRVSSNFNPRRLNPVTGRVAPHKGVDFAMPQGTPVLAVGDGEVVMAKRSGAAGYYVAIRHGRTYTTRYMHLKKLLVKPGQKVKRGDRIALSGNTGRSTGPHLHYEIWINQQAVNPLTAKLPRSEGLTGSDRRDYLAQVKEVVPQLSLD from the coding sequence GTGCAACAGATAGCCCGCTCTGTCGCCCTGGCATTTAACAACCTGCCACGACCCCATCGCGTTATGCTGGGGTCTCTTACAGTTCTCACTCTCGCGGTCGCCGTCTGGCGACCGTACATTTACCACCCCGAATCAGCGCCTATCGTTAAAACCATTGAACTGCAAAAGAGCGAAATCCGTTCTCTTCTGCCTGAGGCGAGCGAGCCTATCGATCAGGCTGCACCGGAAGATGATGAAGCCATTCCGCAGGATGAACTTGACGATAAAACCGCGGGCGAAGCCGGGGTGCATGAATATGTTGTTTCCACTGGCGATACCTTAAGCAGCGTGCTGAATCAGTATGGTATCGACATGGGAGATATCAGCCAGCTTGCCTCAGTCGATAAAGACTTGCGTAACCTGAAAATCGGCCAGCAGATCTCCTGGACGCTCACCGACAGCGGCGAATTACAGCGCCTGACCTGGGAGATGTCACGCCGCGAAACCCGTACGTATGACCGCACCCCCGCAGGCGGCTTTAAAATGAGCAGCGAAGTGCAGCAGGGCGACTGGGTCAACAACGTCATTAAAGGCACCGTTGGCGGAAGCTTTGTTGCAAGCGCCAAAGATGCCGGGCTCACCAGCTCCGAAATCAGCGCGGTCATTAAAGCGATGCAGTGGCAGATGGACTTCCGTAAGCTGAAAAAAGGCGATGCGTTTTCTGTGCTGATGTCGCGTGAAATGCTCGATGGTAAACGTGAACAGAGTCAGTTGCTGGGCGTGCGCCTGCGCTCCGCCGGTAAAGACTATTTCGCGATTCGTGCAGAAGACGGCAAATTCTACGACCGTAACGGCTCAGGGCTTGCGAAGGGGTTCCTGCGCTTCCCGACGTCGCGTCAGTTCCGCGTATCTTCTAACTTTAACCCGCGTCGCCTGAATCCGGTGACCGGGCGTGTCGCGCCGCATAAAGGCGTCGATTTCGCTATGCCGCAAGGTACGCCAGTACTGGCGGTGGGGGACGGCGAAGTGGTAATGGCGAAGCGTAGCGGGGCGGCAGGCTATTACGTGGCAATCCGTCACGGGCGTACTTATACCACCCGTTATATGCACCTGAAAAAACTGCTGGTGAAACCCGGGCAGAAAGTGAAACGCGGCGATCGCATCGCGCTTTCCGGCAACACGGGCCGTTCCACTGGCCCGCACCTGCACTATGAAATCTGGATAAACCAGCAGGCGGTCAACCCGCTGACGGCGAAGCTGCCGCGCTCCGAAGGTCTGACCGGTTCGGACCGTCGCGATTACCTGGCGCAGGTCAAAGAGGTGGTGCCGCAGTTGTCGCTTGATTAA
- the znuA gene encoding zinc ABC transporter substrate-binding protein ZnuA: MLHKNTLLCAALGAAIMGGAVSSAQAAVVASIKPVGFITSAIADGVLPTEVLLPDGASEHDYALRPSDVKRLQKADLVVWIGPDMEAFMDKSVKALPSQKNLALSELAAVKPQLMKGADDDDDDHHDHAHHGEESDEHHHHGDYNMHIWLSPEIARASAVAIHEKLVELMPQSKAKLDANLQRFEAELARTDKQVANELAPLKGKGYFVFHDAYGYYEKHYGLTSLGHFTVNPEIQPGAQRLHEIRTQLVEQKAECVFAEPQFRPAVIEAVARGTKVRMGTLDPLGTSVSLGKDSYMQFLTQLSNQYASCLKGD; the protein is encoded by the coding sequence ATGTTACATAAAAATACGCTTCTTTGCGCTGCGCTCGGCGCAGCAATCATGGGTGGCGCTGTAAGCAGCGCGCAGGCCGCCGTTGTCGCTTCGATAAAACCCGTAGGTTTTATCACCTCCGCTATCGCCGATGGCGTCCTGCCAACGGAAGTTTTGCTACCGGATGGCGCTTCAGAGCATGACTATGCACTGCGTCCTTCCGATGTAAAACGCTTGCAGAAAGCGGATTTAGTGGTCTGGATCGGCCCCGATATGGAAGCATTCATGGATAAATCAGTGAAAGCGCTTCCGTCACAAAAAAATCTGGCGCTAAGTGAACTTGCCGCCGTCAAACCGCAGCTGATGAAAGGCGCTGATGACGACGATGACGACCACCACGATCATGCGCATCATGGCGAAGAAAGTGACGAACATCACCATCATGGCGATTATAACATGCACATCTGGCTGTCGCCGGAAATCGCCCGGGCATCGGCGGTTGCAATCCACGAAAAATTAGTGGAACTTATGCCGCAAAGCAAAGCCAAACTGGACGCCAACCTCCAGCGCTTCGAGGCCGAACTGGCCCGGACAGACAAACAGGTGGCGAACGAGCTGGCACCGCTGAAAGGGAAAGGATACTTCGTTTTTCATGACGCCTACGGCTACTACGAAAAACATTACGGCCTGACATCACTCGGCCATTTTACCGTGAATCCCGAAATCCAGCCCGGTGCGCAGCGTTTACATGAAATAAGAACACAGTTGGTTGAGCAAAAAGCCGAGTGCGTTTTTGCTGAGCCACAGTTCAGGCCAGCGGTGATTGAAGCCGTTGCCAGGGGTACGAAAGTCCGTATGGGAACACTCGACCCGCTGGGAACGTCTGTCAGCCTGGGTAAGGACAGCTACATGCAGTTCCTGACTCAGTTATCTAACCAATATGCCAGCTGCCTGAAAGGAGATTAA
- the znuC gene encoding zinc ABC transporter ATP-binding protein ZnuC, whose protein sequence is MTNLVSLQNVSVSFGQRRVLSDISLTLKSGRILTLLGPNGAGKSTLVRVVLGLVAPDEGDIKRERNLRIGYVPQKLHLDSTLPLTVSRFLRLRPATRKADILPALKRVQAGHLIDAPMQKLSGGETQRVLLARALLNQPQLLVLDEPTQGVDVNGQVALYDLINQLRQELDCGVLMVSHDLHLVMAKTDEVLCLNHHICCSGAPEIVSTHPEFISMFGPRGAEQLGIYRHHHNHRHDLQGRIILRKGNGSL, encoded by the coding sequence ATGACGAATCTTGTATCGCTTCAGAACGTTAGCGTCTCCTTTGGGCAACGCCGCGTTTTATCTGACATTTCTTTAACGCTCAAGAGTGGGCGTATCCTGACACTTCTCGGCCCCAATGGAGCCGGTAAGTCGACCCTTGTAAGGGTGGTGCTTGGACTGGTAGCACCCGATGAGGGGGATATCAAGCGTGAACGTAACCTGCGCATCGGTTATGTGCCGCAAAAGCTTCATCTGGATTCCACGCTTCCGCTGACGGTGAGCCGCTTCCTGCGTCTGCGCCCTGCTACCCGTAAGGCTGACATCCTGCCCGCCCTCAAACGTGTGCAGGCCGGGCATCTTATTGACGCTCCGATGCAAAAACTCTCCGGCGGCGAGACCCAGCGCGTATTACTGGCCCGCGCCCTGCTCAACCAGCCGCAACTGCTGGTGCTCGACGAGCCGACCCAGGGCGTAGATGTTAACGGCCAGGTAGCCCTGTATGATTTAATCAATCAGCTGCGCCAGGAGCTCGACTGCGGCGTGCTGATGGTATCGCACGATCTTCATCTGGTGATGGCTAAAACCGACGAGGTTTTGTGCCTGAATCACCATATCTGTTGCTCGGGCGCACCAGAAATCGTCTCCACTCACCCCGAATTTATCTCGATGTTTGGCCCGCGTGGCGCAGAACAGCTGGGAATTTACCGTCATCACCATAACCACCGTCACGATCTGCAAGGACGGATTATTCTGCGCAAGGGAAATGGCTCGTTATGA
- the znuB gene encoding zinc ABC transporter permease subunit ZnuB: MIELLLPGWLAGILLACAAGPLGSFVVWRRMSYFGDTLAHASLLGVAFGLLLDVNPFYAVIVVTLLLAGGLVWLEKRPHLAIDTLLGIMAHSALSLGLVVVSLMGNIRVDLMAYLFGDLLAVTPTDLLSVGLGVVVVLGVLFWQWRNLLSMTISPDLAFVDGVRLQRVKILLMMVTALTIGVAMKFVGALIITSLLIIPAATARRFARTPEQMAGIAVVLGIVAVTGGLTFSAFYDTPAGPSVVLCAALLFILSMTRRPPA, translated from the coding sequence ATGATTGAACTTCTGCTTCCCGGCTGGCTGGCCGGTATACTGCTGGCCTGCGCGGCTGGCCCGTTAGGCTCGTTCGTGGTCTGGCGTCGGATGTCATACTTTGGCGATACGCTTGCGCACGCCTCGCTGCTGGGCGTCGCCTTTGGGCTGCTGCTGGATGTAAATCCATTTTATGCAGTGATTGTCGTGACCCTACTGCTGGCAGGTGGGCTGGTATGGCTTGAAAAGCGCCCGCATCTGGCTATCGACACGCTGCTTGGGATCATGGCGCACAGTGCGCTCTCACTGGGGCTCGTGGTCGTGAGCCTGATGGGCAATATCCGTGTTGACCTGATGGCGTATCTGTTTGGCGATCTGCTGGCCGTTACGCCTACCGATCTGCTCTCTGTAGGGCTTGGCGTGGTGGTTGTGCTTGGCGTTCTGTTCTGGCAGTGGCGTAATTTGCTGTCGATGACTATCAGCCCCGACCTCGCCTTTGTGGACGGCGTGCGCTTACAGCGCGTCAAAATCCTGTTGATGATGGTGACCGCGTTGACCATCGGCGTCGCAATGAAGTTTGTGGGTGCGCTGATTATCACCTCGCTGCTTATTATTCCGGCTGCGACCGCACGCCGCTTTGCCCGCACGCCAGAACAGATGGCGGGCATTGCAGTGGTGCTCGGCATAGTGGCAGTAACCGGCGGCCTGACGTTTTCCGCCTTTTACGATACACCCGCTGGCCCGTCCGTCGTGCTTTGCGCCGCGCTGCTATTTATTCTTAGTATGACCAGGCGCCCGCCCGCGTAA
- the ruvB gene encoding Holliday junction branch migration DNA helicase RuvB: protein MIEADRLVAPGSVVAEEVADRAIRPKLLEEYIGQPQVRSQMEIFIQAAKLRGDALDHLLIFGPPGLGKTTLANIVANEMGVNLRTTSGPVLEKAGDLAAMLTNLEPHDVLFIDEIHRLSPVVEEVLYPAMEDYQLDIMIGEGPAARSIKIDLPPFTLIGATTRAGSLTSPLRDRFGIVQRLEFYQVADLQHIVSRSARHMGLEMDGEASFEVAKRSRGTPRIANRLLRRVRDFAEVRHDGVINQHVASQALDMLNVDAEGFDYMDRKLLLAVIDKFFGGPVGLDNLAAAIGEERETIEDVLEPFLIQQGFLQRTPRGRMATTRAWNHFGITPPQMP, encoded by the coding sequence ATGATTGAAGCAGATCGCCTGGTGGCGCCGGGCAGTGTCGTGGCGGAAGAGGTGGCCGATCGCGCCATTCGCCCAAAACTACTCGAAGAGTACATCGGGCAGCCGCAGGTGCGTTCCCAGATGGAAATCTTTATCCAGGCAGCGAAGCTGCGTGGCGACGCGCTCGATCATCTCCTGATATTCGGCCCGCCGGGGCTTGGGAAAACCACGCTCGCTAATATTGTTGCCAATGAAATGGGCGTCAATCTGCGCACCACCTCCGGGCCTGTGCTTGAAAAGGCAGGCGATCTGGCGGCGATGCTCACGAATCTTGAGCCACATGACGTGCTTTTTATTGATGAAATCCATCGGCTTTCACCCGTGGTGGAAGAGGTGCTCTACCCGGCGATGGAAGATTATCAGCTCGATATCATGATTGGCGAAGGCCCGGCAGCCCGTTCAATTAAAATCGATCTGCCACCCTTTACCCTGATTGGCGCCACCACGCGCGCCGGGTCGCTCACATCCCCCCTGCGCGACCGCTTTGGTATCGTGCAGCGCCTTGAGTTTTATCAAGTCGCCGATCTCCAGCACATCGTCAGCCGCAGCGCACGCCATATGGGGCTTGAGATGGATGGCGAGGCGTCGTTTGAAGTGGCGAAGCGCTCACGGGGTACGCCACGTATTGCGAACCGCTTACTGCGCCGTGTGCGCGATTTTGCCGAGGTGCGTCACGATGGCGTCATCAACCAGCACGTAGCGTCACAGGCGCTGGATATGCTGAATGTTGATGCCGAAGGCTTTGACTATATGGACCGCAAACTGTTGCTGGCAGTCATCGATAAATTCTTCGGTGGGCCGGTAGGGCTTGATAACCTCGCGGCGGCGATTGGGGAAGAGCGCGAAACCATCGAAGATGTACTCGAGCCTTTCTTGATCCAGCAGGGATTTTTACAGCGCACGCCGCGCGGGCGCATGGCGACGACGCGGGCGTGGAACCACTTCGGTATTACGCCGCCTCAGATGCCGTAA
- the ruvA gene encoding Holliday junction branch migration protein RuvA, whose translation MIGRLRGIVLEKQPPLVLLEAGGVGYEIHMPMTCFYELPETGKEAVVFTHFVVREDAQLLFGFNNKQERTLFRELIKVNGVGPKLALAILSGMSAQQFVNAVEREEPAALVKLPGIGKKTAERLVVEMKDRFKGLHGDLFTPAADLVLTSPASPVVDDAEAEAVAALVSLGYKPQEASRMVSKVAQADASSETLIREALRAAL comes from the coding sequence GTGATAGGCAGACTCAGAGGCATCGTACTGGAAAAACAGCCCCCGCTGGTGTTACTGGAGGCGGGCGGCGTCGGTTATGAAATCCATATGCCGATGACCTGCTTTTATGAACTGCCGGAAACCGGTAAAGAAGCGGTGGTTTTCACCCATTTTGTAGTGCGTGAAGACGCGCAGTTACTGTTCGGCTTTAACAACAAACAAGAGCGCACGCTGTTTCGCGAGCTTATCAAAGTCAACGGCGTCGGGCCGAAGCTGGCGCTGGCTATTCTTTCTGGCATGTCCGCGCAGCAGTTTGTAAACGCCGTTGAGCGCGAAGAGCCAGCCGCGCTGGTGAAACTGCCTGGTATCGGTAAGAAAACCGCCGAGCGTCTGGTGGTCGAAATGAAGGACCGCTTTAAAGGTCTGCATGGCGATCTCTTCACGCCTGCAGCCGATCTGGTGCTGACCTCGCCTGCAAGCCCTGTGGTGGACGATGCCGAGGCGGAAGCCGTTGCCGCGCTGGTGTCGCTGGGTTATAAACCTCAGGAAGCCAGCCGTATGGTCAGTAAAGTCGCCCAGGCGGATGCGAGCAGCGAAACGCTGATTCGCGAAGCGCTGCGTGCGGCATTGTGA
- the ruvC gene encoding crossover junction endodeoxyribonuclease RuvC — protein MSIILGIDPGSRVTGYGVIRQTGRQLTYLGSGCIRTSVTDLPSRLKLIYAGVSEIITQFHPDYFAIEQVFMAKNADSALKLGQARGAAIVAAVNHDLPVFEYAARQVKQTVVGIGSAEKSQVQHMVRTLLKLSANPQADAADALAIAITHCHVSQNAMQVSESRLNLARGRLR, from the coding sequence ATGAGCATTATTCTCGGCATCGACCCGGGGTCGCGCGTTACGGGGTATGGCGTCATCCGCCAGACCGGACGTCAGTTGACGTATCTCGGCAGCGGCTGCATTCGCACCAGCGTGACAGATTTGCCCTCCCGGCTGAAGCTCATCTACGCGGGCGTCAGCGAAATCATCACCCAGTTTCATCCTGACTACTTCGCGATAGAACAAGTATTTATGGCGAAGAATGCCGACTCGGCGCTCAAGCTCGGTCAGGCACGCGGAGCGGCGATTGTCGCAGCGGTCAATCACGACCTGCCGGTCTTTGAATACGCGGCGCGTCAGGTAAAACAAACGGTTGTCGGCATCGGCAGCGCCGAAAAAAGCCAGGTGCAACATATGGTGCGCACGCTGCTTAAGCTTTCCGCGAATCCCCAGGCGGATGCCGCGGATGCGCTGGCTATTGCGATTACCCATTGTCATGTCAGCCAGAACGCGATGCAGGTCAGCGAATCGCGTCTCAATCTGGCGCGCGGGCGTCTGCGGTAA
- a CDS encoding YebC/PmpR family DNA-binding transcriptional regulator: protein MAGHSKWANTKHRKAAQDAKRGKIFTKIIRELVTAARLGGGDAGSNPRLRAAIDKALSNNMTRDTLNRAIARGVGGDDDANMETIIYEGYGPGGTAVMVECLSDNRNRTVAEVRHAFSKCGGNLGTDGSVAYLFSKKGVISFDAGDEDTIMEAALEAGAEDVVTYDDGAIDVYTAWEEMGAVRDALEAAGLKADNAEVSMIPSTKADMDAETAPKLLRLIDMLEDCDDVQEVYHNGEISDEVAATL from the coding sequence ATGGCAGGTCATAGTAAATGGGCCAACACCAAACACCGCAAAGCGGCACAGGATGCCAAGCGCGGTAAAATCTTCACCAAAATTATTCGCGAGCTGGTCACGGCAGCGCGTCTGGGTGGCGGCGACGCGGGGTCTAACCCGCGTCTGCGTGCGGCTATCGATAAAGCGCTGTCTAACAACATGACGCGCGACACCCTGAACCGCGCTATCGCGCGCGGCGTTGGTGGTGACGACGACGCGAACATGGAAACGATTATTTATGAAGGTTACGGCCCGGGCGGCACTGCCGTGATGGTGGAATGCCTTTCCGATAACCGTAACCGTACCGTAGCGGAAGTGCGTCACGCCTTCAGCAAATGCGGCGGCAACCTCGGCACCGATGGCTCCGTGGCATACCTGTTTAGCAAGAAAGGGGTTATCTCTTTTGACGCAGGTGATGAAGACACCATCATGGAAGCGGCGCTGGAAGCGGGTGCAGAAGATGTCGTGACGTATGACGACGGCGCGATTGACGTCTATACCGCCTGGGAAGAGATGGGCGCGGTACGCGATGCCCTGGAAGCTGCAGGTCTGAAAGCCGATAACGCTGAAGTTTCCATGATCCCATCGACCAAAGCCGACATGGACGCGGAAACCGCACCGAAACTGCTGCGCCTTATCGATATGCTGGAAGACTGCGACGACGTGCAGGAGGTTTACCACAACGGTGAGATCTCCGACGAGGTGGCGGCCACGCTGTGA
- the nudB gene encoding dihydroneopterin triphosphate diphosphatase has translation MPFKHPVSVLVVIYAKDTKRVLMLQRRDDPDFWQSVTGSLEEGETAPQAAAREVKEEVSIDVAREQLTLMDCQRTVEFEIFSHLRHRYAPGVVRNTESWFCLALPTEREIVFTEHLTYRWVDAAEAAALTKSWSNRQAIEEFVINAA, from the coding sequence ATGCCGTTCAAGCATCCCGTTTCGGTATTGGTCGTGATTTACGCCAAAGATACGAAACGGGTGCTTATGTTGCAGCGGCGCGACGATCCGGACTTCTGGCAGTCGGTCACCGGCAGCCTGGAGGAGGGGGAAACCGCGCCGCAGGCCGCCGCGCGCGAAGTAAAGGAAGAGGTCTCTATTGACGTTGCCCGCGAGCAACTGACCTTGATGGACTGTCAGCGCACGGTGGAGTTTGAAATTTTCAGTCATTTACGTCATCGCTACGCGCCGGGGGTGGTGCGTAACACGGAATCCTGGTTCTGTCTGGCGCTGCCAACGGAGCGGGAGATCGTGTTTACCGAACACCTGACTTATCGCTGGGTTGATGCGGCCGAGGCGGCGGCGTTAACCAAGTCCTGGAGCAACCGGCAGGCGATTGAAGAATTTGTTATTAACGCCGCCTGA